A genomic stretch from Eubacterium sulci ATCC 35585 includes:
- a CDS encoding peptide ABC transporter ATP-binding protein yields the protein MALLEVKDLHTSFFTDAGEVKAVNGVSFNLERGKVLGIVGESGSGKSVTVYSVLQILASAGKIVGGSVKFDGQELVGAGEKVMKHIRGNKISIIFQDPMTSLNPTYTVGHQLMEAILLHTDRDKKQAYERAVEMLKLVNVNDPEKRMKQYPFEFSGGMRQRVMIAMALACEPDILIADEPTTALDVTIQAQILELMKDLQEHLGMAIIMITHDLGVVAQMCDEVVVMYAGSYCERGTAEEIFYNPKHEYTKGLLRSIPNVSNLGQKLQPISGTPIDLLNLPKGCPFAPRCDNAMKICISEAPESMDINAEHKASCWMNVKEKLEKGEPVSLGEAAAEAEEKGGADNE from the coding sequence ATGGCTTTATTAGAAGTAAAAGATTTACATACATCCTTTTTTACAGATGCAGGCGAAGTCAAGGCAGTAAACGGTGTTTCATTTAACTTGGAACGCGGTAAGGTTTTGGGAATCGTTGGAGAATCAGGCTCAGGTAAGTCGGTAACAGTTTACTCGGTGCTTCAGATTTTGGCATCAGCAGGCAAGATTGTCGGTGGATCAGTCAAGTTTGATGGACAGGAGCTTGTAGGCGCTGGCGAAAAGGTAATGAAGCATATAAGAGGTAATAAGATTTCGATTATATTCCAGGATCCTATGACCTCACTTAACCCAACATATACAGTAGGACATCAGCTAATGGAGGCTATACTTCTCCATACTGACAGAGATAAGAAGCAGGCTTACGAGAGGGCTGTTGAGATGCTCAAGCTCGTAAACGTAAACGATCCTGAAAAGCGTATGAAGCAGTATCCGTTTGAGTTTTCGGGCGGAATGCGTCAGCGTGTAATGATAGCTATGGCGCTTGCTTGTGAGCCAGATATTCTCATAGCAGACGAACCTACAACAGCGCTTGATGTTACAATCCAGGCCCAGATTCTTGAGCTCATGAAGGACCTTCAAGAGCATCTAGGAATGGCAATCATCATGATTACTCACGATCTAGGTGTTGTAGCTCAGATGTGCGATGAGGTGGTAGTAATGTATGCTGGTTCATACTGTGAGAGAGGAACTGCTGAAGAGATTTTCTACAATCCTAAGCACGAATACACTAAGGGTCTACTGAGATCCATTCCAAACGTAAGTAACCTTGGCCAGAAACTACAGCCTATCTCGGGTACACCGATAGACCTGTTAAATCTTCCTAAGGGATGTCCATTCGCTCCAAGATGCGATAATGCAATGAAGATTTGCATATCAGAGGCACCTGAGAGCATGGATATAAATGCCGAACATAAGGCTTCATGTTGGATGAATGTCAAAGAGAAGCTAGAGAAGGGTGAGCCTGTAAGCCTAGGTGAGGCTGCAGCAGAAGCTGAAGAGAAAGGCGGTGCAGATAATGAGTGA
- a CDS encoding thioesterase, whose translation MKVGIKNQIKKTVVEELTAKVMGSGRLDVFATPAMVAMMEEAAHTSVEAELEEGQGTVGTSMTVSHIAATPVGMEVTCESELVEVDGRKLVFEIKAMDEAGLIGEARHERFIIENEKFLAKTNAKLK comes from the coding sequence ATGAAGGTAGGAATAAAGAATCAGATAAAGAAAACTGTTGTTGAGGAACTTACAGCAAAGGTGATGGGAAGCGGAAGACTTGATGTTTTCGCAACACCAGCTATGGTAGCTATGATGGAGGAGGCTGCTCACACATCAGTTGAAGCTGAGCTAGAGGAGGGGCAGGGAACTGTGGGAACATCTATGACAGTATCACACATTGCAGCAACACCAGTTGGCATGGAGGTTACATGTGAAAGCGAGCTTGTTGAAGTAGACGGAAGAAAGCTGGTATTTGAAATCAAAGCCATGGACGAAGCTGGTCTAATAGGTGAGGCAAGGCATGAGCGCTTCATCATCGAAAACGAAAAGTTCCTAGCAAAGACTAATGCCAAACTCAAGTAG
- a CDS encoding peptide ABC transporter permease — MDSRTLLYILKRILIAIVTVWVVITITFFVMRLVPGGPFIGEKAASAEVRAQLEAKYGLDKPVMQQYTTYLKGIVTQFDFGPSLKQRGRQVIDVLSDGFAVSAKLGVTAAIFALIFGVGLGAVAALKRNKFVDKFIMVLSTAMVSMPSFIMGIFLLMLFSIKLGVLPANGDAEGGLILPVVTLMLYPMAYITRLTRSSMLDVLGQDYIRTAKAKGVSSRDIILHHALKNSLIPVITYFGPMLAYIITGSLVVEKIFAVPGLGRAFVNSIIGRDYPLIMGTTIILATLIVIMNLVSDILYKIADPRITLE; from the coding sequence ATGGATTCAAGGACTTTGCTCTATATTCTGAAGAGAATATTAATCGCAATTGTGACCGTTTGGGTTGTAATCACTATTACATTTTTTGTAATGAGATTAGTACCAGGCGGACCATTCATAGGAGAGAAGGCAGCTTCGGCAGAAGTAAGAGCTCAGTTAGAGGCTAAATACGGGCTTGATAAGCCAGTCATGCAACAGTACACAACATATCTGAAAGGTATAGTTACTCAGTTTGACTTTGGACCTTCGCTAAAGCAGAGAGGCCGTCAGGTTATTGATGTATTATCAGACGGATTTGCGGTATCAGCAAAGCTAGGTGTAACAGCAGCTATTTTTGCGTTGATATTTGGCGTTGGGCTTGGAGCTGTGGCGGCTCTTAAGAGAAACAAGTTTGTGGACAAATTTATCATGGTTTTGTCGACGGCTATGGTATCTATGCCATCGTTCATAATGGGTATTTTCCTACTCATGCTATTTTCTATCAAGCTTGGAGTGCTTCCGGCAAACGGAGATGCAGAAGGAGGCTTGATCCTTCCAGTTGTTACTTTGATGCTATATCCTATGGCATATATAACTCGTCTGACACGTTCGTCTATGCTAGATGTTCTAGGTCAGGATTACATTCGTACAGCGAAGGCTAAGGGTGTCTCAAGCCGTGATATAATTTTGCACCACGCGCTTAAGAATTCACTCATTCCTGTAATAACATACTTTGGACCTATGCTAGCATACATAATTACAGGTTCACTTGTAGTTGAGAAGATATTCGCAGTGCCGGGTCTCGGACGAGCATTTGTAAACAGTATCATAGGTCGTGACTATCCTTTGATTATGGGAACAACAATCATACTAGCGACACTCATTGTAATAATGAACCTTGTCAGCGATATACTATACAAGATTGCAGATCCACGTATCACTTTAGAATAG
- a CDS encoding peptide ABC transporter ATP-binding protein, whose product MSDNIKTEQPLIQVKNLKQYFDINMGWFKNKPLKAVDDVSFNINKGETLGLVGESGCGKTTVGRTILHLYKPTSGEVIYNGNPIKTKADIKKFREKATMVFQDPYSSLNPRMTVSDIIGEPLDVHKMYENKKEREEKILELMDHVGLNSEHAARYAHEFSGGQRQRIGIARSLAVNPDFIVCDEPVSALDVSIQAQVINMFDELQEKLGLTYLFIAHDLLVVRHISDRIAVMYIGKMVELADAETIYTRPLHPYSQSLLSAVPVPDPKIARANKRIVLKGDIPSPLNAPSGCPFRTRCQYAKPICAEQVPEFQEVEKGHFVACHRVKEIN is encoded by the coding sequence ATGAGTGATAATATCAAAACAGAACAGCCGCTTATTCAGGTAAAGAACCTAAAGCAGTACTTTGACATAAACATGGGATGGTTCAAAAATAAACCACTCAAGGCGGTTGACGATGTAAGCTTCAACATAAATAAAGGTGAAACACTAGGACTTGTTGGTGAATCTGGATGCGGTAAGACTACTGTAGGTAGAACAATATTACACCTTTACAAGCCTACATCAGGAGAAGTTATATATAACGGAAATCCGATTAAGACAAAGGCAGATATTAAGAAGTTCAGAGAAAAGGCAACCATGGTATTTCAGGATCCATACTCTTCACTGAATCCAAGAATGACGGTATCTGATATCATCGGAGAGCCTTTAGACGTACACAAGATGTACGAGAACAAGAAAGAAAGAGAAGAGAAGATTCTTGAGCTAATGGACCATGTTGGACTTAATAGTGAACATGCTGCTAGATATGCTCATGAGTTCTCTGGTGGACAGAGACAGCGTATAGGTATCGCTAGATCTCTAGCCGTAAACCCTGACTTTATTGTCTGTGACGAGCCAGTTTCAGCTCTAGACGTATCGATTCAGGCACAGGTAATAAATATGTTCGATGAGCTACAGGAAAAGCTAGGACTAACATATCTGTTCATAGCGCACGACCTACTCGTTGTTAGACATATAAGCGATAGAATCGCAGTGATGTATATAGGAAAGATGGTAGAACTTGCCGACGCTGAGACAATTTACACAAGGCCGCTCCATCCATATTCACAGTCCTTGCTTTCGGCAGTTCCAGTACCGGATCCTAAGATTGCTAGGGCTAACAAGCGTATAGTTCTTAAGGGCGATATTCCAAGTCCACTCAACGCACCTTCAGGATGCCCATTCCGAACAAGGTGTCAGTATGCAAAGCCAATATGTGCTGAGCAGGTTCCTGAATTCCAGGAAGTCGAGAAGGGACATTTTGTCGCATGTCACAGAGTTAAGGAGATTAACTAG
- a CDS encoding thiamine biosynthesis protein ThiS, with protein sequence MKVNGEIFEFREGMTVSNLIAEMGFSEAMVAVELNLDILPRDSFSSTVLKENDCIEVVRFVGGG encoded by the coding sequence ATGAAGGTTAACGGAGAAATATTTGAATTTAGGGAAGGCATGACAGTGAGCAATCTTATCGCTGAGATGGGCTTTTCTGAAGCTATGGTGGCAGTTGAGTTAAATCTTGATATCTTGCCTAGGGATAGTTTTTCATCAACTGTACTCAAAGAAAACGACTGCATAGAGGTCGTTAGATTTGTCGGAGGTGGCTGA
- a CDS encoding phosphoglycerate mutase (catalyzes the interconversion of 3-phosphoglycerate and 2-phosphoglycerate; this enzyme does not require the cofactor 2,3-bisphosphoglycerate as a phosphate donor; BPG-independent PGAM; aPGAM), whose product MKYLIVVPDGSGDDEIASLGGKTPLEVSNIPNINKLASKALVGMVRTIPPGIPPGSDAANLGLMGYDARTDLAGRSPLEVISIGIDMEPDDVAFRTNFITVSGDGSYDDMTIVNHDAGCISSEESAELIEALNKEFGSDKLRYYTGTQYRHCLLVHDGRTDYETVPPHDHLDKRVGDWLPKGEDAEFLTDMMRRSYEIMNEHPVNQKRREQGLMPANSIWIWGQGKRPNLVNFEDKYSVKGSVISAIDLIRGIAMYAGLGTVIVPGATGSLDTNYEGKAQAALDLFDEGNDFVYVHVEGPDESSHAGSLEDKIACIENIDSRIVKPIVEGLRERGEDFRVLIAPDHRTPLAIRTHSSDPVPFVIYDSRNELPDDERKQFNERAAIATGVYVDEAFKLTDMLFEKMKY is encoded by the coding sequence ATGAAGTATCTGATTGTAGTGCCAGACGGCTCAGGAGATGACGAAATTGCGTCATTGGGAGGCAAGACACCGCTTGAAGTATCTAACATACCTAACATTAATAAACTAGCAAGTAAGGCACTCGTTGGGATGGTTAGGACAATTCCGCCAGGAATTCCACCAGGAAGTGATGCAGCAAATTTAGGACTCATGGGATATGACGCAAGGACTGACCTTGCAGGTAGATCACCACTTGAGGTTATCAGCATCGGCATAGATATGGAGCCTGATGATGTTGCCTTTCGTACAAACTTCATCACGGTAAGTGGTGATGGAAGTTACGATGATATGACCATAGTAAACCACGATGCAGGCTGTATTTCATCAGAGGAATCAGCTGAGCTTATTGAGGCTTTGAACAAAGAGTTTGGCTCAGATAAGCTAAGATATTACACAGGAACTCAGTATAGACATTGCCTTCTTGTGCACGATGGAAGAACGGACTATGAGACGGTACCTCCACATGACCATTTAGATAAGAGGGTTGGAGATTGGCTTCCTAAGGGTGAGGATGCAGAATTTCTCACCGATATGATGAGAAGAAGCTACGAGATAATGAACGAGCATCCGGTTAATCAGAAGCGTAGAGAGCAAGGTCTTATGCCAGCAAACTCAATTTGGATATGGGGACAGGGAAAGAGACCTAATCTCGTTAACTTTGAGGATAAGTACTCAGTAAAAGGAAGTGTTATAAGCGCAATTGACCTTATCAGAGGTATCGCTATGTACGCTGGACTTGGAACCGTTATCGTTCCAGGTGCGACGGGAAGCCTTGATACAAACTATGAGGGTAAGGCTCAGGCAGCGCTAGATCTCTTTGATGAAGGAAATGACTTTGTCTATGTACATGTTGAGGGACCTGATGAGTCATCTCATGCAGGATCGCTCGAGGACAAAATTGCATGCATAGAGAACATAGATTCAAGAATAGTAAAGCCTATAGTTGAGGGACTTAGAGAAAGAGGTGAGGATTTCAGAGTTCTCATTGCACCTGACCACAGGACGCCTCTTGCAATTCGCACGCACTCTAGTGACCCTGTTCCATTTGTTATCTACGATAGCAGAAATGAGCTTCCAGATGATGAGCGCAAGCAGTTTAATGAGCGTGCAGCTATAGCTACAGGTGTCTATGTTGATGAAGCATTTAAGCTAACGGACATGCTTTTTGAAAAGATGAAGTATTAG
- a CDS encoding peptide ABC transporter permease, with protein sequence MDNITNKLSMHVDMDNFIPATPEEKAYMVQMRESSTFFKDGVKRLVKNKVALVSLIIIVVITLAALIIPAFWPYGYDQQLGVKRGEPVDASFNNIAPMQYGMTEKMKISQGDKVFPHIFGTDERGRDYFIRVVYGTRISLAVGFFASIIVLVIGMTIGSIAGYIGGKVDMVLMRIVDVIYSLPDMLMVILLASVLKAALGNVLDGTILERIGSNIVSLFVVFALLYWVSMARLIRGQILSLREQEYVLAAQATGAKAGWIIKKHLIPNCISVIIISTALQIPSAIFTESFLSFLGLGVNAPLPSLGSLASDALNGISSYPSHLIIPAIVISLIVLSLNLFGDGLRDAFDPKLNA encoded by the coding sequence ATGGATAATATTACAAATAAACTAAGCATGCATGTAGATATGGACAATTTCATACCTGCAACGCCTGAAGAAAAAGCATATATGGTGCAGATGCGAGAGTCATCAACATTCTTCAAGGACGGTGTTAAGCGTCTGGTTAAGAATAAGGTTGCACTTGTCAGTCTGATTATAATCGTAGTTATAACCTTAGCAGCTCTAATAATTCCTGCATTTTGGCCATATGGCTATGACCAGCAGCTTGGAGTAAAGAGAGGAGAGCCTGTAGACGCAAGCTTCAACAATATTGCTCCTATGCAATACGGTATGACCGAGAAGATGAAGATTAGTCAGGGAGATAAGGTGTTTCCACATATCTTCGGTACAGATGAACGTGGAAGAGACTATTTCATACGTGTGGTATATGGAACGAGAATTTCATTAGCAGTAGGTTTCTTCGCAAGTATCATAGTATTGGTAATCGGTATGACAATCGGTTCGATAGCAGGATATATCGGTGGTAAGGTCGACATGGTTCTGATGAGAATAGTCGATGTCATTTACTCGCTTCCTGACATGCTTATGGTTATACTCTTAGCATCAGTCCTCAAGGCAGCGCTAGGTAACGTTTTAGATGGCACAATATTAGAGAGAATCGGAAGCAATATCGTCAGTCTTTTCGTCGTATTCGCTTTGCTATACTGGGTATCGATGGCAAGACTTATCAGAGGACAGATTCTATCGCTAAGAGAGCAGGAATATGTTCTTGCAGCTCAGGCAACAGGAGCTAAGGCAGGCTGGATTATAAAGAAACATCTGATACCTAACTGTATCAGTGTTATCATCATATCAACGGCACTACAGATTCCAAGTGCTATATTCACAGAGAGCTTCCTATCATTCCTAGGGCTTGGTGTTAATGCACCATTGCCATCACTTGGTTCACTAGCATCGGATGCTCTTAACGGAATATCATCATATCCGTCACATTTGATAATTCCAGCAATCGTTATTTCTCTAATCGTACTTTCTCTAAACCTATTCGGTGATGGATTGCGCGACGCATTTGATCCTAAGCTTAACGCTTAA
- a CDS encoding excinuclease ABC subunit C produces the protein MFDIKENLKKLPDTPGVYMHKDKLGQVIYVGKAISLRNRVRQYFQSYGKSTAKLRALTANIAEFDYITCATEMEALILECNLIKKYMPKYNVLLRDDKTYPYIVVTLSEKYPRVMKTRIIKKDGNKYFGPYSDVGAVNLMIELLNNVYGLKRCSAQDFPPGFRPCLNYHIEQCKGICTGNISEAEYRKSIDDVLEFLSGKKSKLVESLRKKMEEASEELRFEDAARYRDAIAAAEELSETQRVTMAGDNDMDIVLPVKDLENAFIVLFTVRNGKLVGRESFQVQEGISENRREMTAEFIKQYYSRWAEVPHEIIVEELPEESALIEEFLSQGRHKVRISVPKRGDKLSMLKLAQQDRLEMSKTISEKNRSKAEKQLQLRKEIKAALLEGNIDIEPRGESYRIESYDISNTNGIDSVGAMVVFEGTNKIRKDYRRFKIKTIEGPDDYGSLQEMIYRRFSRAQKGDPAFAILPDCIFMDGGRGQVTAAKKVLDALMLDVPVVGLVKDDSHRTRGIMFEDGREISLKDRPLLFAYAGTIQEEVHRFAIEYHRNLRGKKTISSILDEIKGIGPRRRNALLAHFGSIDSIKKASLAELTEVEGMSEESARNVIEFFK, from the coding sequence ATGTTTGATATTAAAGAGAATCTCAAAAAACTCCCGGACACCCCGGGAGTTTATATGCATAAGGATAAATTAGGGCAGGTCATCTATGTCGGAAAGGCTATTTCACTGAGGAACAGGGTTCGTCAGTACTTCCAAAGCTACGGCAAGTCGACTGCAAAGCTCAGGGCGTTAACGGCGAATATAGCGGAGTTTGACTATATCACCTGCGCAACTGAGATGGAGGCCCTTATCTTAGAGTGCAATTTAATCAAAAAATACATGCCTAAGTATAATGTCCTGCTTCGGGATGATAAGACCTATCCATACATTGTGGTTACACTTAGTGAAAAATACCCTAGGGTTATGAAAACCAGAATCATCAAAAAGGACGGCAACAAGTATTTTGGACCTTACAGCGATGTGGGTGCAGTGAATTTGATGATAGAACTTTTAAATAATGTCTACGGTCTAAAGCGTTGTTCGGCACAGGATTTTCCGCCAGGATTTAGGCCGTGTCTGAACTATCATATAGAGCAGTGCAAGGGAATATGCACAGGGAACATCAGCGAAGCGGAGTATCGCAAATCCATTGACGATGTGCTAGAATTTCTATCGGGCAAGAAATCAAAGCTTGTAGAAAGCCTAAGAAAAAAAATGGAGGAAGCCTCAGAAGAGCTTAGGTTTGAGGATGCAGCAAGATATCGTGATGCAATTGCAGCTGCTGAGGAGCTTTCAGAAACTCAGAGAGTTACCATGGCAGGCGATAACGATATGGATATAGTTCTTCCGGTTAAGGATCTTGAGAATGCCTTTATCGTTTTGTTTACGGTCAGAAATGGAAAGCTCGTTGGAAGAGAATCATTCCAGGTTCAGGAGGGCATTAGCGAAAATCGCAGGGAGATGACGGCCGAGTTCATTAAGCAGTACTACAGCAGGTGGGCTGAGGTTCCTCATGAAATTATAGTGGAGGAGCTTCCGGAGGAGTCCGCTTTGATAGAAGAATTCTTATCCCAGGGCAGGCATAAGGTGAGGATAAGTGTGCCAAAGCGTGGCGATAAGCTGAGTATGCTAAAGCTTGCGCAGCAGGATAGACTTGAGATGAGCAAGACCATAAGTGAAAAGAATAGGTCAAAGGCAGAAAAGCAGCTTCAGCTAAGGAAGGAAATAAAGGCTGCTTTGCTAGAAGGGAATATTGACATAGAACCTAGGGGAGAGAGCTACCGCATTGAGTCCTACGATATATCTAACACCAATGGAATCGATTCTGTTGGAGCTATGGTTGTCTTTGAGGGAACAAACAAAATTCGAAAGGACTACCGAAGGTTTAAGATAAAGACAATTGAAGGGCCAGATGATTACGGAAGTCTTCAGGAGATGATTTACAGGCGCTTTAGCAGGGCCCAAAAGGGTGATCCTGCCTTTGCAATACTCCCAGACTGTATATTCATGGACGGAGGTAGAGGTCAGGTTACTGCAGCTAAGAAGGTTCTCGATGCACTGATGCTCGATGTTCCTGTCGTAGGTCTTGTCAAGGATGATAGCCACAGGACTAGGGGCATAATGTTTGAGGACGGAAGAGAGATAAGCCTAAAGGATAGGCCTTTGTTATTTGCTTATGCTGGTACAATTCAGGAGGAGGTACATAGGTTTGCCATTGAGTACCACAGAAACCTTCGCGGGAAGAAGACCATAAGTTCCATTCTCGATGAAATTAAGGGAATAGGTCCAAGAAGAAGAAATGCACTTCTTGCCCACTTTGGATCGATTGATTCAATCAAAAAGGCAAGTCTTGCTGAGCTTACCGAAGTCGAGGGGATGAGCGAAGAATCAGCAAGAAATGTAATTGAGTTTTTTAAATAG